From the Gordonia bronchialis DSM 43247 genome, one window contains:
- a CDS encoding oxygenase MpaB family protein, translated as MTTQPITSGNAALSMGTPAEPTAVSPIAPDALPAAFAAERPDTEHLPPATRMSRAELDALPNDIDMIGAGVLAGAANVIMQLAVPAVGYGVYESKVDAGNLFKHPFKRTRTTLSYLAVAAMGSPEDRKAYRKAVGKAHAKVRSTADSPVRYNAFDPKLQLWVAACLYKGTEDVLRIYGGRTEITDAEYQAGAVMGTTLQVPREMWPATRADFEEYWNSTVAELEIDPVIRDHLMAIARVEFLGPVVSTLLGWWFEILALGFLPEEFRAKMGVRMKPWQKLLFNAHNALLRAIITRLPKPLRQLPYNLLLADVRWRIRTGRPLA; from the coding sequence GTGACCACTCAACCCATCACCAGCGGAAACGCAGCACTTTCGATGGGCACCCCGGCCGAGCCCACGGCCGTCTCGCCGATCGCTCCTGACGCCCTGCCCGCTGCCTTCGCCGCCGAGCGTCCCGACACCGAGCACCTCCCGCCGGCGACCCGGATGAGCCGTGCCGAGCTCGACGCCCTGCCCAACGACATCGACATGATCGGTGCGGGCGTGCTCGCCGGCGCCGCCAACGTCATCATGCAGCTCGCGGTTCCCGCCGTCGGCTACGGCGTCTACGAGTCCAAGGTCGACGCCGGCAACCTGTTCAAGCACCCGTTCAAGCGCACCCGCACCACGCTGAGCTACCTCGCCGTCGCGGCGATGGGGTCCCCCGAGGACCGCAAGGCCTACCGCAAGGCAGTCGGCAAGGCCCATGCGAAGGTCCGTTCCACGGCCGACAGCCCGGTCCGCTACAACGCCTTCGACCCCAAGCTGCAGCTCTGGGTGGCGGCCTGCCTGTACAAGGGAACCGAAGACGTCCTGCGCATCTACGGCGGACGTACCGAGATCACCGACGCCGAGTACCAGGCCGGTGCCGTGATGGGCACGACCCTGCAGGTGCCCCGCGAGATGTGGCCGGCCACCCGCGCCGACTTCGAGGAGTACTGGAACTCGACGGTCGCCGAGCTCGAGATCGACCCGGTGATCCGCGACCACCTGATGGCGATCGCCCGCGTCGAGTTCTTGGGCCCCGTGGTCTCCACGTTGCTTGGCTGGTGGTTCGAGATCCTCGCGCTCGGCTTCTTGCCCGAGGAGTTCCGCGCCAAGATGGGCGTCCGGATGAAGCCGTGGCAGAAGCTGCTCTTCAACGCGCACAACGCTTTGCTCCGTGCCATCATCACCCGGCTCCCGAAACCGTTGCGGCAGTTACCCTACAACCTCCTGCTCGCCGACGTCCGGTGGCGCATCCGCACGGGACGTCCGCTGGCCTGA